TGGGCTATTCTACGGTATATTGGCTGTCCCTCTGTTTCTGGGTCCCTGCCTATCAGAACATTGGACCGATATCCAAGTCTGGTAACTTTCTGTTATTTTATTCCTGTTTATTATTCATACTGTAATCCTGGACTTCCTTGGAACGACCTTTTTTGGATATCTTTTGTACATACTATATTATTAcactgctagaccttttctagaTAAATCTACACTTTATCAGTTcagccttgtctgttttaaaaaaCGAACTGTaaactctgaagattgtgttcctaattcataaatcgggttccaGTTTACTGATAAGAAAGTGGTGGTGACAGCGTTTACCTGCATGAGCATTGTAGAGCTcgggagtgcgttagaacggatcaggtggatgattCAAGCTTTCAATTCGCATGCGTGCAGGATcataggaaagctgggtacaaatcagcctgtattctaatgacctCAAGCTCCCTAGAGTGATCGATCGCGGCTCTGCCATGATGGTTGGTAGCGATCAGTGAGTTAGGGGACAGAGGCGGGATTGATAGGTATCatcacctctctctctcctgtccagtatgtgacagtgcagggggaaattATTAAGAATACCATGGACAGCTAGGGTAACATACAGAGAGGTGTTGGCTGGCATAAACCAGGGACACGCTAGAAGCTAAAGTCACTAGACTGCGACTCACTTACGTACAACGCATTCATGCGCACAGACTTGCTAGAGAAGTCAATAATGTTTGGAATGACCATTGGAACCAGAAGAAAGGGCCGACAAAGAACACGTTGGCTCAACACCATCAACATGGATTGGATTACCAATATGTGCATCAAGCAGTTCAAAACAGCAGTACTtgacagggaagcatggagaaTGTTCACCTGTAAAGTCATCGAGAGTCGGACGCGACTAAAAGGATAGATTGATTGAAGAACTTATGGCAAAAAAAGTATCCACCAAAATATCCAAAAGACATCTGACTCACGAAAGGTAACTGAAAGCGCCATCAATGCCTGTCATAAATTATTAATGACAGCACCCATATAGTATACATTACTACATGAGGAAAGCGGGTAATAATGCAATACAGACAACCGGAGGCAGAACATGTGATGGCTTGTCAGGAGCCGTTACTCTAGAATAGGGGCTGAGTATACACATAGAGTATGCACTATAACTGAAGACCAAAGACAAGACATCTGTTCCCATCTAGGAGATTATAGAGTTAGCAGATGGCTTTCAGCTGTGGGCTGTACAATGTCACATGTGCTGGAACACGCCCTATAAGATACACTTTCAGTTTTGTTTCTTGTAAATACTGAAGTCATGGCGTCTGCCGATCTGAGAGACGAGCTGCTCTGCTCCATCTGCCTGAGCATTTTTACAGACCCTGTAACCctgagatgtggacacaacttctgccGGGTCTGTATGGATGAGTTCCTGAAGACACAAGATAGGGCTGGAGTTTATTCCTGTCCCGAATGTAGAGCAGTGTTCCAGGAGCGGCCGGCGCTGCAGAGGAACGTAACTCTACACAATGTAGCAGAACGTATCCAGTCTACTCAGCCGAATCAGGAGGAGATCACTGGGATCCGCTGCACTTACTGCATTCACTCTCCTGTACCGGCTGTTAAATCCTGTCTGCTGTGTGAGGCTTCGCTGTGTGATAACCACCTGAGAGTTCACAGCAAGGCAGCAGAACACGTCCTCACTGAGCCCAGCGCCAACCTGGAGGACAGGAAATGTTCTGTCCACAAGAAGATCCTGGAATATTACTGCACCGAGGACGCCGCTTGTATCTGTGTTTATTGCTCAGCAGGACACCATCGGGGCCATCAGGTGGAGATGCTGGATGAGGCCTCtgagaggaagaaggagaaacTGAGGAATGTTCTCCAGAAACTGACCACAAAGAGAGAGAAAACTGAGGAAAGAGTCCGGAGTCTGGAGGAGCGATGGAGAAAAGATCAAGAAAAGGCATCTGGGGAAGTAGAGAGAGTCACTGCCCTGTTTATAGACATCAGGAGACATCTGGACCACCTGGAGAAGAGGGTCCTGAGGGAGATCTCCAGGCAGGAAGAGCTGATGTCACTGTCACTGTCTGATGTCATCCAGAAGCTGGAAGTAAAGAAGGAcgagctgtccaggaagatgagacACATGGAGGAGCTGTGTAACATGACTGATCCATGGACTGTCTTACAGGAGCCAGACACCGGGGACTTGTGTGATCCTGAGGAGGAGGGAGGTGAGGAGGCcgtagggggacatgatggaggtgatggggacacaAGGGGTCCTGATGGAGGTGAGGAGGCCATAAGTGGACCTGATAGAGGTGATGGGGACACAAGGGGTCCTGATGGAAGTGAGGAGGACACAGGGGGACctgatggaggtgatggggacacaAGGGGTCCTGATGGAGGTGATGGAGACACAAGGGGACATGATAAGACATATGATGTAGATGTGGATGGAATTACACGGATGCTACATGCAGGTATCGCTGATCTAACAAAATATCTACAGACCATCTCACACACAAAACCAAAAATGCTGAGGACACAACCCCACAGCATCCGATCTCCACCCCGTCGCACACAAGGTTTACCTTCCTCAGGTACAGAATATGGGGGTGATGGTGTAACTGTCAGGACTGGGGGTGTTGGGGGGAAGGTAATggctacagga
The nucleotide sequence above comes from Eleutherodactylus coqui strain aEleCoq1 chromosome 2, aEleCoq1.hap1, whole genome shotgun sequence. Encoded proteins:
- the LOC136610937 gene encoding E3 ubiquitin/ISG15 ligase TRIM25-like isoform X2; translation: MASADLRDELLCSICLSIFTDPVTLRCGHNFCRVCMDEFLKTQDRAGVYSCPECRAVFQERPALQRNVTLHNVAERIQSTQPNQEEITGIRCTYCIHSPVPAVKSCLLCEASLCDNHLRVHSKAAEHVLTEPSANLEDRKCSVHKKILEYYCTEDAACICVYCSAGHHRGHQVEMLDEASERKKEKLRNVLQKLTTKREKTEERVRSLEERWRKDQEKASGEVERVTALFIDIRRHLDHLEKRVLREISRQEELMSLSLSDVIQKLEVKKDELSRKMRHMEELCNMTDPWTVLQEPDTGDLCDPEEEGGEEAVGGHDGGDGDTRGPDGGEEAISGPDRGDGDTRGPDGSEEDTGGPDGGDGDTRGHDKTYDVDVDGITRMLHAGIADLTKYLQTISHTKPKMLRTQPHSIRSPPRRTQGLPSSGTEYGGDGVTVRTGGVGGKVMATGGAGIYGQGPADILLDVNTAGYNLRISDDLKTATWTKISQNRPETSERFQEYPQVMSRRGFSSGRHYWDVEIRRSRRWAVGMCYSSIDRRGDQSDIGCNNKSWCLYGEWGHNNQYSVIHDSKNIQLRHQISSDRVRICLDYEAGQLSFYELCDPIRHLHTFTATFTEPLHAVLWVYRGYIKVSG
- the LOC136610937 gene encoding E3 ubiquitin/ISG15 ligase TRIM25-like isoform X1, with protein sequence MASADLRDELLCSICLSIFTDPVTLRCGHNFCRVCMDEFLKTQDRAGVYSCPECRAVFQERPALQRNVTLHNVAERIQSTQPNQEEITGIRCTYCIHSPVPAVKSCLLCEASLCDNHLRVHSKAAEHVLTEPSANLEDRKCSVHKKILEYYCTEDAACICVYCSAGHHRGHQVEMLDEASERKKEKLRNVLQKLTTKREKTEERVRSLEERWRKDQEKASGEVERVTALFIDIRRHLDHLEKRVLREISRQEELMSLSLSDVIQKLEVKKDELSRKMRHMEELCNMTDPWTVLQEPDTGDLCDPEEEGGEEAVGGHDGGDGDTRGPDGGEEAISGPDRGDGDTRGPDGSEEDTGGPDGGDGDTRGPDGGDGDTRGHDKTYDVDVDGITRMLHAGIADLTKYLQTISHTKPKMLRTQPHSIRSPPRRTQGLPSSGTEYGGDGVTVRTGGVGGKVMATGGAGIYGQGPADILLDVNTAGYNLRISDDLKTATWTKISQNRPETSERFQEYPQVMSRRGFSSGRHYWDVEIRRSRRWAVGMCYSSIDRRGDQSDIGCNNKSWCLYGEWGHNNQYSVIHDSKNIQLRHQISSDRVRICLDYEAGQLSFYELCDPIRHLHTFTATFTEPLHAVLWVYRGYIKVSG